From one Novosphingobium sp. genomic stretch:
- a CDS encoding aspartate carbamoyltransferase catalytic subunit, which produces MTSFELPPLPASSAGQASRFPAGSLAFPHRGLLGIAGLAPHEILFLLDEAERWVELNRQPNKRVEALRGLTIINAFFENSTRTLLSFEIAGKRLGADVVNMHAATSSVKKGETLIDTAMTLNAMRADAIVIRHASSGAVRLIADKVDCPVLNAGDGQHEHPTQALLDALTIRQSLNFTGGEGFVGLKVVICGDILHSRVARSNILSLTALGADVRVCAPPALMPEGIEQMRVTPYHDFDKALEGAEVVMMLRLQNERMTGQFIPSPREYRHLYGLSPARLAKAHPDAVVMHPGPMNRGIEIDSTVADLPERSLITRQVEMGVAVRMAALEILTRRARGMEGWA; this is translated from the coding sequence ATGACATCCTTCGAACTCCCCCCCCTGCCGGCCTCCAGTGCCGGGCAGGCGTCGCGCTTCCCTGCGGGTTCGCTCGCTTTCCCCCATCGCGGATTGCTCGGCATCGCCGGCCTTGCCCCGCATGAGATCCTGTTCCTGCTCGATGAGGCGGAACGCTGGGTCGAGCTGAACCGCCAGCCCAACAAGCGCGTCGAAGCGCTGCGGGGCCTCACCATCATCAACGCCTTTTTCGAGAACTCCACCCGCACGCTGCTCAGCTTCGAGATCGCGGGCAAGCGCCTGGGCGCCGATGTGGTGAACATGCATGCCGCCACCAGCAGCGTGAAAAAGGGCGAGACGCTGATCGATACGGCGATGACGCTCAACGCCATGCGGGCGGACGCCATCGTGATCCGCCATGCCTCGTCCGGCGCGGTGCGGCTGATCGCCGACAAGGTGGACTGCCCGGTGCTGAACGCGGGCGATGGCCAGCATGAGCACCCCACGCAGGCGCTGCTCGATGCGCTGACCATCCGCCAGTCGCTGAACTTCACCGGCGGCGAGGGTTTCGTGGGCCTGAAGGTGGTGATCTGCGGCGATATTCTGCACAGCCGCGTGGCGCGCTCGAACATTCTGTCACTGACGGCGCTGGGTGCCGATGTGCGCGTCTGCGCGCCGCCCGCCCTGATGCCCGAGGGGATCGAGCAGATGCGCGTCACCCCCTACCATGATTTCGACAAGGCGCTTGAGGGCGCGGAAGTGGTGATGATGCTGCGCCTGCAGAACGAACGCATGACCGGCCAGTTCATCCCCTCGCCCCGCGAATACCGCCACCTTTACGGTTTGAGCCCCGCCCGGCTCGCCAAGGCCCATCCCGATGCGGTGGTGATGCATCCGGGTCCGATGAATCGCGGCATCGAGATCGACTCGACCGTGGCCGATCTGCCCGAGCGCAGCCTCATCACCCGTCAGGTCGAAATGGGCGTCGCCGTCCGCATGGCCGCGCTGGAAATCCTCACCAGACGCGCGCGCGGCATGGAGGGCTGGGCATGA
- a CDS encoding SPOR domain-containing protein: protein MSRNHGRRYAPGLKSGALKSVTVLGALAACTLLAQTALADAKAGVDAWSRAEAANNAGDKTTAHREYLAAIHEWQAQADKGDPDSQFNLAQAYKWGKGVPQDLTRAEVLFAKAAAKGHTQAADNYGLLLFQRGQHAQAMPYLQAAADRGEKGALYLMGIAHFNGENVPKDWIRAYALETIANQSVDGQPPLPQARAALAQMDQFISLEDRQRGASLATELSAKIDANRQRQIASNDLGNTVAPSGADAAPPVAAPPAKVKPTPAPGDTPSPAAAHTPPPAPKHADPKPVPAATKPTAPKPAPAKPAPAKPVPVGGNWRIQLGAFGVPANVDAQWAKASKLPDVAGHPRMNVPTGKVTRLMAGGYSEDSAKAVCRKLVAAGITCIPAQN from the coding sequence ATGAGTCGCAACCACGGGCGCCGTTACGCGCCGGGCCTGAAGAGCGGGGCCCTCAAAAGCGTAACCGTGCTGGGCGCGCTGGCCGCCTGCACCCTGCTGGCCCAGACCGCTCTGGCCGATGCCAAGGCCGGCGTCGATGCCTGGAGCCGCGCCGAAGCCGCCAACAACGCGGGCGACAAGACCACGGCGCATCGCGAATATCTGGCCGCCATCCACGAATGGCAGGCGCAGGCCGACAAGGGCGACCCCGACTCGCAGTTCAACCTCGCCCAGGCCTACAAATGGGGCAAGGGCGTCCCTCAGGACCTGACCCGCGCCGAAGTGCTCTTTGCCAAGGCCGCCGCCAAGGGCCACACCCAGGCGGCCGACAATTACGGCCTGCTGCTGTTCCAGCGCGGCCAGCACGCCCAGGCCATGCCCTATCTGCAGGCCGCCGCCGATCGCGGTGAGAAGGGCGCGCTCTATCTGATGGGCATCGCTCATTTCAACGGCGAGAACGTGCCCAAGGACTGGATCCGCGCCTATGCGCTGGAAACCATCGCCAACCAGTCCGTTGACGGCCAGCCCCCCCTGCCCCAGGCCCGCGCGGCGCTGGCGCAGATGGACCAGTTCATCTCGCTCGAAGACCGCCAGCGCGGGGCCTCGCTGGCCACCGAGCTGAGCGCGAAAATCGACGCCAACCGCCAGCGTCAGATCGCCAGCAACGATCTGGGTAATACGGTTGCGCCCTCTGGCGCCGATGCCGCGCCGCCTGTCGCCGCGCCGCCGGCCAAGGTCAAGCCGACACCGGCACCCGGCGATACGCCGAGCCCGGCGGCGGCCCATACGCCGCCCCCCGCGCCCAAGCACGCTGACCCCAAGCCGGTGCCTGCCGCAACGAAACCTACTGCGCCCAAGCCTGCTCCAGCCAAGCCCGCGCCTGCCAAGCCGGTGCCCGTCGGCGGGAACTGGAGGATCCAGCTCGGCGCTTTCGGTGTGCCCGCCAATGTCGATGCGCAATGGGCCAAGGCCAGCAAACTGCCCGACGTCGCCGGGCATCCGCGCATGAACGTGCCCACCGGCAAGGTGACTCGCCTGATGGCCGGGGGTTACTCGGAAGACAGCGCCAAGGCCGTCTGCCGCAAGCTGGTGGCTGCGGGGATTACCTGTATTCCGGCGCAGAATTAA
- a CDS encoding SPOR domain-containing protein has protein sequence MLSKPDQNRRIGARKAHVWGRRHVKLGGAVALALLGAGWGAQAMAGKPAEAASASASIQTVAAGEAALRKAPRDAATRAALGRAYLRAGRFESAVAVLGDAVVLGDASPRTTLSLALAQTALGHGREALALLQTVQGALPPADYGLALALAGDTNRGVSVLAEAARAGDATEKLRQNLAYAYALDGRWAEARNVAAMDLSPDKLDERLTQWAATARPDGSRQRVASLLGAPVVSDSGLPTALALRDDVTPAQLAARPQLAQPVAVPAPEKELPALAAHEAAPTPAPAALVATPAAVSVPVVEPVREAAPEPAPAPEQPSRRAVGGVMAWSAVPTTPAPVVQPAARPVVQRVAYEAPTKIYEAPAPKARPMKMRVAKVKAEVAPRSATGSHLVQLGAFSNAANAEKARKMAMARGDLRSHEVTVTKATVNGREFWRVAALGFDSGSAQGACGRVKKSGGVCMAMSGKSVANNGQALAMANAPVAPGHKR, from the coding sequence ATGTTGTCCAAGCCTGATCAAAACCGCCGTATCGGGGCCCGCAAGGCTCACGTCTGGGGGCGCCGACATGTGAAGCTGGGTGGAGCCGTCGCTCTGGCCCTGCTGGGCGCCGGTTGGGGGGCTCAGGCCATGGCGGGCAAGCCTGCCGAGGCCGCGTCTGCCAGCGCGTCGATCCAGACCGTTGCCGCAGGCGAAGCCGCACTGCGCAAGGCGCCGCGCGATGCCGCGACTCGCGCCGCGCTGGGCCGCGCCTATCTGCGCGCCGGGCGGTTCGAATCGGCGGTGGCGGTGCTGGGCGATGCGGTGGTGCTGGGTGATGCCTCGCCGCGCACGACATTGAGTCTCGCTCTGGCACAGACGGCGCTGGGCCATGGGCGCGAGGCGCTGGCGTTGCTGCAGACGGTGCAGGGTGCTCTGCCGCCTGCCGATTACGGTCTGGCGCTGGCGCTGGCCGGTGACACGAATCGCGGCGTGAGCGTGCTGGCCGAAGCGGCCCGCGCGGGTGACGCCACGGAAAAGCTGCGCCAGAATCTGGCCTATGCCTATGCGCTGGACGGCCGCTGGGCCGAGGCGCGCAACGTCGCGGCGATGGACCTGTCGCCCGACAAGCTGGATGAGCGCCTGACGCAATGGGCCGCCACCGCGCGCCCCGATGGTTCGCGTCAGCGCGTGGCCTCGCTGCTGGGCGCTCCGGTGGTGAGCGACTCGGGCCTGCCGACGGCGCTGGCGCTGCGTGACGATGTGACACCTGCCCAGTTGGCGGCCAGGCCGCAGCTTGCCCAGCCTGTGGCGGTCCCCGCGCCCGAGAAGGAATTGCCCGCTCTGGCCGCGCATGAAGCGGCCCCGACTCCGGCTCCTGCCGCGCTTGTGGCGACCCCCGCCGCCGTTTCGGTGCCGGTGGTCGAGCCTGTGCGCGAAGCCGCGCCGGAACCGGCTCCCGCTCCCGAGCAGCCCTCGCGGCGTGCCGTGGGCGGCGTGATGGCCTGGTCGGCGGTGCCGACGACTCCGGCGCCGGTGGTTCAGCCTGCCGCTCGCCCGGTGGTGCAGCGCGTGGCCTATGAGGCCCCCACGAAGATTTATGAGGCGCCAGCGCCCAAGGCCCGCCCCATGAAGATGCGCGTGGCAAAGGTGAAGGCGGAGGTTGCTCCGCGTTCGGCCACGGGTTCGCATCTGGTGCAGCTCGGCGCTTTCAGCAATGCGGCCAATGCCGAAAAGGCCCGCAAGATGGCGATGGCACGCGGCGATCTGCGCAGCCATGAGGTGACCGTCACCAAGGCGACCGTCAATGGCCGCGAGTTCTGGCGCGTTGCCGCGCTGGGCTTCGACTCGGGGTCGGCGCAGGGTGCCTGTGGCCGCGTGAAGAAGTCGGGCGGTGTGTGCATGGCCATGTCGGGCAAGAGCGTCGCCAACAATGGTCAGGCTCTGGCCATGGCCAATGCGCCGGTTGCTCCGGGTCACAAGCGCTAA
- a CDS encoding DUF3297 family protein: MTDTPETSSPAAASGADTPPDRLAINPASPHFNADLLQRGIGIRFKGVVRNNVEEYSISEGWVRVQAGKSMDRKGNPLTIKLSGPVEAWFEDLGENAPVAKA; encoded by the coding sequence ATGACTGATACGCCAGAAACCAGCTCGCCCGCCGCCGCCTCCGGTGCCGACACGCCGCCCGACCGCCTGGCGATCAACCCCGCCAGCCCGCATTTCAATGCAGACCTGCTCCAGCGCGGCATCGGCATCCGCTTCAAGGGCGTGGTGCGCAACAATGTCGAGGAATACTCGATCTCCGAAGGCTGGGTGCGCGTGCAGGCCGGCAAGTCCATGGACCGCAAGGGCAATCCGCTGACCATCAAGCTGAGCGGGCCCGTCGAGGCATGGTTCGAGGATCTGGGCGAGAACGCTCCGGTGGCGAAGGCCTGA
- a CDS encoding MucR family transcriptional regulator: MINETLLTLAADIVSAHVGHNTVAGEDLPRLIQSVYGSLERLGEEVAEEHKPAPAVSIRASLKADTLTCLDCGTRMKMLKRHLATDHQLSPAEYRTRWNLPADYPMVAPDYAARRKELAVKIGLGRKPIKSAAEPKPARVPRKKAVAAEA, translated from the coding sequence ATGATCAATGAAACGCTCCTTACGCTCGCCGCGGATATCGTTTCAGCTCATGTCGGCCACAACACCGTTGCCGGTGAGGATCTGCCGCGCCTGATCCAGTCGGTGTATGGTTCGCTGGAGCGCCTTGGCGAAGAGGTCGCCGAAGAACACAAGCCTGCCCCCGCCGTCTCGATTCGCGCCTCGCTGAAGGCCGATACGCTGACCTGCCTCGATTGCGGCACGCGGATGAAGATGCTCAAGCGCCATCTGGCGACCGACCATCAGCTTTCGCCCGCCGAGTATCGCACCCGCTGGAACCTGCCTGCCGATTATCCGATGGTCGCGCCCGATTATGCCGCGCGCCGCAAGGAGCTGGCGGTGAAGATCGGTCTGGGCCGCAAGCCTATCAAGTCCGCTGCCGAGCCCAAGCCTGCACGCGTGCCCCGCAAGAAGGCCGTCGCGGCCGAGGCCTGA
- a CDS encoding amidohydrolase family protein encodes MKHAPLTIVNGLLVTPGKVPFKGTLRAVDDRIVALGDVTAEPGDTVVDAKGALVTPGLVDLGVFAIDKPAFHFGGITRAALMPDQSPVIDRPSNTRYAAQSGKPDLWVHPLAAATRGLEGKELAEIAMMRDAGAKAVATGRAWIGDSGVMLRLLRYAAMLGMTVITHAEDAGITGGAVATAGEMATRLGLPSAPREAEAVAVARDIALAEMAGAALHFRQITTKAALDLVRVAKAKGLRITAGVTPAHFMLSDTALADFRTFCRLSPPLRQEDDRKAVIAAIGDGTIDVIASGHDPRGPEDKRLPFADAEPGMAGAETLLPLTMTLVRDGVIDMGRAFELLATNPARLLGVDAGMLTVGAQADIALIDADRPWIVDSNKMAAAAGNTPFDRQPVQGRVLGLFKGGAKVD; translated from the coding sequence ATGAAGCACGCTCCCCTCACCATCGTGAACGGCCTGCTGGTCACGCCGGGCAAGGTGCCGTTCAAGGGCACATTGCGCGCCGTGGATGATCGCATCGTGGCCTTGGGCGATGTGACTGCTGAACCCGGCGACACCGTGGTCGACGCCAAGGGCGCGCTGGTCACGCCCGGTCTGGTGGACCTTGGCGTCTTCGCCATCGACAAGCCCGCCTTCCATTTCGGCGGCATCACCCGCGCCGCGCTGATGCCCGACCAGAGCCCGGTGATCGACCGCCCCAGCAACACCCGCTACGCCGCGCAGAGCGGCAAGCCTGACCTGTGGGTCCATCCCCTCGCCGCCGCCACGCGCGGGCTTGAGGGCAAGGAACTGGCCGAGATCGCCATGATGCGCGATGCGGGCGCCAAGGCCGTCGCCACGGGCCGGGCATGGATCGGCGACTCGGGCGTGATGCTGCGCCTGCTGCGCTATGCCGCGATGCTGGGCATGACCGTCATCACCCATGCCGAGGATGCCGGGATCACCGGCGGCGCGGTCGCCACCGCGGGCGAGATGGCCACCCGCCTGGGCCTGCCCAGCGCCCCGCGTGAGGCCGAGGCCGTCGCCGTCGCCCGCGATATCGCTCTGGCCGAGATGGCGGGTGCCGCGCTGCATTTCCGCCAGATCACCACCAAGGCGGCGCTCGATCTGGTGCGCGTGGCCAAGGCGAAGGGTCTGCGCATCACGGCGGGCGTTACCCCGGCGCATTTCATGCTGTCCGACACGGCGCTGGCTGATTTCCGCACCTTCTGCCGCCTCTCGCCGCCGCTGCGTCAGGAGGATGACCGCAAGGCCGTGATCGCCGCCATCGGCGACGGCACGATCGACGTCATCGCCAGCGGCCACGATCCGCGCGGCCCCGAGGACAAGCGCCTGCCCTTCGCCGATGCCGAGCCCGGCATGGCGGGCGCCGAAACGCTGCTGCCGCTCACCATGACTCTGGTGCGCGATGGCGTGATCGATATGGGCCGGGCTTTCGAACTGCTCGCCACCAACCCCGCGCGTCTGCTGGGCGTGGATGCGGGCATGCTGACGGTGGGCGCTCAGGCCGATATCGCGCTGATCGATGCCGACCGGCCCTGGATCGTCGATTCGAACAAGATGGCCGCCGCTGCGGGCAACACGCCCTTCGACCGCCAGCCCGTGCAGGGTCGCGTGCTGGGCCTGTTCAAGGGCGGCGCCAAGGTCGACTGA
- the der gene encoding ribosome biogenesis GTPase Der, whose amino-acid sequence MLPQVIIIGRPNVGKSTLFNRLVGKKLALVDDQPGVTRDRRFGEANLLGLEFTIVDTAGWEDEDAHTLPGRMRAQTEAALVGADVALFCIDARAGLTPLDEEIARWLREQTVPVILVANKAEGRSGDGGFYEAFALGMGEPLAISAEHGEGMADLFTALLPHIEREGEEYEEEDEIDPEDEEALNRAPLKLAIVGRPNAGKSTLINSILKDDRLLTGPEAGITRDSISIDWEWTDPANGETRPVRLIDTAGMRKKANVVEKLERLSVADARRAIDFAEVVVLLLDATRGLEHQDLKIASMVLEEGRALMIAINKWDIAEDASALFNGIRGALDDGLAQVKGLPLITVSARTGKGLDTLLTAAFELRAAWSKRVPTALLNRWFDKALAANPPPAPGGKRIKLRYITQAKTRPPGFILFGTRLDDLPMSYQRYLINGIRRELGFDAVPVRMTLRMPKNPFADKK is encoded by the coding sequence ATGCTGCCTCAAGTTATCATCATCGGCCGACCCAATGTCGGCAAGTCCACGCTGTTCAACCGACTCGTCGGCAAGAAGCTGGCGCTGGTCGACGATCAGCCGGGGGTGACGCGCGACCGCCGCTTTGGGGAAGCAAATCTACTGGGTCTGGAGTTCACCATCGTGGACACCGCCGGTTGGGAAGACGAAGACGCCCACACCCTGCCGGGCCGCATGCGCGCCCAGACCGAGGCGGCGCTGGTGGGCGCCGATGTGGCGCTGTTCTGCATCGACGCGCGCGCGGGCCTGACCCCGCTGGACGAGGAAATTGCCCGCTGGCTGCGCGAGCAGACCGTGCCGGTGATCCTGGTGGCCAACAAGGCGGAAGGCCGCAGCGGCGACGGCGGTTTCTATGAAGCCTTCGCGCTGGGCATGGGCGAGCCGCTGGCGATCAGCGCCGAGCATGGCGAGGGCATGGCCGACCTCTTCACCGCCCTGCTGCCGCATATCGAGCGCGAGGGCGAGGAATATGAGGAAGAGGACGAGATCGACCCCGAGGATGAGGAAGCGCTCAACCGCGCGCCTCTGAAGCTGGCGATCGTGGGGCGCCCCAATGCGGGCAAGTCCACGCTGATCAACTCGATCCTTAAGGACGACCGCCTGCTGACCGGGCCTGAGGCCGGGATCACCCGCGACTCGATCTCCATCGACTGGGAATGGACCGATCCGGCCAATGGCGAAACCCGCCCCGTCCGCCTGATCGACACCGCGGGCATGCGCAAGAAGGCCAATGTGGTCGAGAAGCTGGAACGCCTCTCGGTCGCCGACGCGCGCCGGGCTATCGATTTCGCCGAGGTCGTCGTGCTGCTGCTCGACGCCACGCGCGGGCTGGAGCATCAGGATCTCAAGATCGCCTCCATGGTGCTGGAGGAAGGCCGCGCGCTGATGATCGCCATCAACAAGTGGGACATCGCGGAGGATGCCTCGGCCCTGTTCAACGGCATTCGCGGGGCGCTCGACGATGGTCTGGCGCAGGTGAAGGGCCTGCCGCTGATCACCGTGTCGGCGCGCACCGGCAAGGGGCTGGACACGCTGCTGACCGCCGCCTTCGAGCTGCGCGCGGCCTGGTCGAAGCGCGTGCCGACCGCACTGCTCAACCGCTGGTTCGACAAGGCGCTGGCCGCCAATCCGCCCCCGGCGCCGGGCGGCAAGCGCATCAAGCTGCGCTACATCACGCAGGCCAAGACCCGCCCGCCGGGCTTCATCCTGTTCGGCACGCGTCTCGACGATCTGCCGATGAGCTATCAGCGTTACCTGATCAACGGCATCCGCCGCGAGCTGGGCTTTGATGCCGTGCCGGTGCGGATGACCTTGCGGATGCCCAAGAATCCGTTTGCGGATAAGAAGTAA
- the sppA gene encoding signal peptide peptidase SppA has protein sequence MIFARKVWNLLVAIKDALVLVMALLFFFLLFAALTARGPSPEVRKGALLIRLKGQVVEELPRLDPATLLTGGGSPSNVVRERDVVRALRGAVGDDKIRAVAIDMADFSGGGLVHLEEIGAAMDAVRAAKKPVLVYGMMLDDAGMLLAAHGSEVWLDPLGGAFVPGPGGYRPYYGQLLEKLKINVHVFRVGTYKDFVEPYIRNDQSQPSKEASQALIGTIWSEWQANVAKARPQADIAAVVKDPLALLKAAGNDPAQAALRAKLVDRIGNRTDFGQRVADVAGEDRKDKRPGAFAHTTLDTWIAANPESTTGKAIGVITIAGDITDGKEGPGTAGGERIARLIDSAQQRKLSALVVRVDSPGGSVVGAEAIRAAIERQKKLGLPVVVSMANYAASGGYWVSTPATRIFAQPGTITGSIGIFAVVPSFEKALAAWGVSGDGVRTTPLSGQPDIITGLTPEVEALLQADIEGGYGRFIKLVATSRHKTPEEVDAMAQGRVWDGGTARQKGLVDAFGGLDDALAYAADQAKLKTGEWHPEFLANRPSALAQLAQSLRGSGDDDSSGNQTSDDDDARALPGDLSGLIAARQQTGLARMVAQARMMMGAQGAQARCLECSVSLGAGAAPAGGVLGQGGWSSLTLMRLAQWVGIAPHP, from the coding sequence ATGATCTTCGCGCGCAAGGTTTGGAACCTGCTGGTCGCGATCAAGGACGCGCTGGTGCTGGTGATGGCGCTGCTGTTCTTTTTCCTGCTGTTTGCCGCGCTGACCGCGCGCGGTCCTTCGCCTGAGGTGCGTAAAGGCGCCCTGCTGATCCGCCTGAAGGGCCAGGTGGTGGAAGAACTGCCCCGGCTCGACCCCGCAACACTGCTGACCGGTGGCGGTTCGCCCTCCAATGTGGTGCGCGAACGCGATGTGGTGCGGGCGCTGCGCGGCGCTGTCGGCGATGACAAGATCCGCGCCGTGGCGATCGATATGGCCGATTTCAGCGGCGGCGGTCTGGTCCATCTGGAAGAGATCGGCGCGGCGATGGATGCGGTGCGCGCGGCGAAAAAGCCGGTGCTGGTCTATGGCATGATGCTCGATGATGCGGGCATGCTGCTGGCCGCCCATGGCAGCGAGGTGTGGCTCGACCCGCTGGGCGGTGCCTTTGTGCCGGGGCCGGGGGGCTATCGTCCCTATTACGGCCAGTTGCTGGAAAAGCTGAAGATCAACGTCCATGTCTTCCGCGTCGGCACCTACAAGGATTTCGTCGAGCCCTATATCCGCAACGACCAGTCGCAGCCTTCCAAGGAGGCCAGCCAGGCGCTGATCGGCACGATCTGGAGCGAATGGCAGGCCAATGTCGCCAAGGCGCGCCCGCAGGCCGATATCGCCGCCGTGGTGAAAGATCCGCTGGCGCTGCTGAAGGCCGCGGGCAACGATCCGGCGCAGGCCGCGTTGCGCGCAAAACTGGTCGACCGCATCGGCAACCGCACCGATTTCGGCCAGCGCGTCGCCGATGTCGCGGGCGAGGACCGCAAGGACAAGCGCCCCGGCGCCTTTGCCCATACCACGCTCGACACATGGATCGCGGCCAATCCGGAAAGCACCACGGGCAAGGCCATTGGCGTCATCACCATTGCCGGTGACATCACCGACGGCAAGGAAGGACCCGGCACGGCTGGCGGCGAGCGCATCGCGCGGCTGATCGATTCGGCGCAGCAGCGCAAGCTTTCGGCGCTGGTGGTGCGGGTCGATTCCCCCGGCGGTTCGGTGGTGGGCGCCGAGGCGATCCGCGCGGCCATCGAGCGGCAGAAGAAGCTGGGCCTGCCCGTGGTGGTTTCCATGGCCAATTACGCCGCGAGCGGGGGCTATTGGGTGTCCACGCCCGCCACGCGCATCTTTGCGCAGCCCGGCACGATCACCGGGTCCATCGGCATTTTCGCCGTGGTGCCCAGCTTCGAGAAGGCCCTGGCCGCCTGGGGCGTGAGCGGCGATGGCGTGCGCACCACGCCGCTCTCGGGTCAGCCCGACATCATCACCGGCCTGACGCCGGAGGTCGAAGCGCTGCTTCAGGCCGATATCGAGGGCGGTTATGGCCGCTTTATCAAGCTGGTGGCGACGTCTCGTCACAAGACGCCTGAGGAGGTCGATGCCATGGCGCAGGGCCGCGTCTGGGATGGCGGCACGGCGCGGCAGAAGGGGCTGGTCGATGCTTTCGGCGGGCTGGACGATGCGCTGGCCTATGCCGCCGATCAGGCCAAGCTGAAGACCGGCGAGTGGCATCCCGAATTTCTCGCCAACCGGCCTTCGGCGCTGGCGCAACTGGCGCAGAGCCTGCGCGGCAGCGGTGACGATGACAGCAGCGGCAACCAGACCAGCGACGATGACGATGCCCGCGCTCTGCCCGGCGATCTGAGCGGTCTGATCGCGGCGCGTCAGCAGACGGGGCTTGCCCGCATGGTGGCTCAGGCGCGGATGATGATGGGGGCACAGGGCGCTCAGGCGCGGTGTCTGGAATGTTCGGTGTCGCTTGGCGCCGGTGCGGCCCCTGCGGGCGGCGTGCTTGGGCAGGGCGGCTGGAGCAGCCTGACGCTGATGCGGCTGGCGCAATGGGTGGGGATTGCGCCTCACCCTTGA
- the tig gene encoding trigger factor, with the protein MQIVETTNEGLKRGFTVTIPAALIAEKVDGEIARVAPQVQLPGFRPGKVPANLVRKRFGDQIHQDALQGSIREALDKVIIDQQLRPATQPDVALTEGYELGKDAELTVALEVLPTISAPELTGLKLEKLVVPVKDEAVDEAVLRVASSAKRFADAEEGKAAETGDQLTIDFLGKLDGVPFDGGQAEDAALEIGSGRFIPGFEEQLVGAKVGDEKVITVTFPEDYPAENLKGKETTFDIKVKGIKVAAETVIDDEFAKSLGLTDLEQLKGLLKGQLEGETAQLTRTQMKRQLLDILAEGHDFDVPPSMVEAEFNQIWQQLTQEASNEADPEAALAEIEAEKDDYRNIAVRRVRLGLLLSEIGQKNGVEVSQQEMQMLVQQAAQQYRPEDRQRFAEYIQSEPLAAAQLRAPLYEEKVVDFLFEQAEVTEREVTKEELEAAIEADEGEAGHVHGPDCGHDHAEAKPAKKTAKKAAAADADAEVTEEAPKKKAAPKKKAPAEVEAAAEAPAEGEAAAEAAPKKKAAPKKKAAEEN; encoded by the coding sequence ATGCAGATCGTCGAAACCACGAACGAAGGCCTCAAGCGCGGCTTTACGGTCACCATCCCCGCCGCGCTGATCGCCGAGAAGGTCGATGGCGAGATCGCTCGCGTCGCCCCGCAGGTCCAGCTCCCCGGCTTCCGCCCCGGCAAGGTGCCCGCGAATCTGGTGCGCAAGCGCTTTGGCGACCAGATCCATCAGGACGCCCTGCAGGGCTCCATCCGTGAGGCGCTCGACAAGGTCATCATCGACCAGCAGCTGCGCCCCGCCACCCAGCCCGACGTGGCGCTGACCGAAGGCTATGAGCTGGGCAAGGATGCCGAGCTGACTGTCGCCCTCGAAGTGCTGCCCACCATTTCGGCTCCCGAGCTGACCGGCCTGAAGCTGGAAAAGCTGGTCGTGCCCGTCAAGGACGAGGCCGTGGACGAGGCCGTTCTGCGCGTCGCCAGCAGCGCCAAGCGCTTCGCCGACGCCGAAGAGGGCAAGGCTGCCGAGACCGGCGACCAGCTCACCATCGACTTCCTGGGCAAGCTGGACGGCGTGCCCTTCGACGGCGGTCAGGCTGAAGACGCCGCTCTGGAAATCGGTTCGGGCCGCTTCATCCCCGGTTTCGAGGAACAGCTCGTCGGCGCCAAGGTCGGTGACGAGAAGGTCATCACCGTGACCTTCCCCGAGGACTACCCCGCCGAGAACCTGAAGGGCAAGGAAACCACCTTCGACATCAAGGTCAAGGGCATCAAGGTTGCCGCCGAAACCGTCATCGACGACGAGTTCGCCAAGAGCCTGGGCCTGACCGATCTGGAGCAGCTCAAGGGCCTGCTCAAGGGCCAGCTCGAGGGCGAGACCGCCCAGCTGACCCGCACCCAGATGAAGCGCCAGCTGCTCGACATCCTGGCCGAGGGCCATGACTTCGACGTTCCCCCCAGCATGGTGGAAGCCGAATTCAACCAGATCTGGCAGCAGCTGACCCAGGAAGCGTCGAACGAAGCCGACCCCGAGGCCGCTCTGGCCGAGATCGAGGCCGAGAAGGACGACTACCGCAACATCGCCGTGCGCCGCGTGCGCCTGGGCCTGCTGCTGAGCGAGATCGGCCAGAAGAACGGCGTCGAGGTGTCGCAGCAGGAAATGCAGATGCTGGTGCAGCAGGCTGCCCAGCAGTACCGCCCCGAGGACCGTCAGCGCTTCGCCGAATACATCCAGAGCGAGCCGCTGGCTGCCGCTCAGCTGCGCGCCCCGCTGTACGAAGAGAAGGTCGTCGACTTCCTCTTCGAGCAGGCCGAAGTGACCGAGCGCGAAGTGACCAAGGAAGAGCTGGAAGCGGCCATCGAGGCTGACGAAGGCGAGGCCGGTCACGTTCACGGTCCCGACTGTGGCCACGATCACGCTGAAGCCAAGCCCGCCAAGAAGACGGCGAAGAAGGCTGCCGCTGCTGACGCCGACGCGGAAGTGACCGAGGAAGCGCCGAAGAAGAAGGCTGCTCCCAAGAAGAAGGCCCCTGCCGAGGTTGAAGCTGCCGCCGAGGCCCCTGCCGAGGGTGAAGCTGCTGCGGAGGCCGCTCCCAAGAAGAAGGCTGCCCCCAAGAAGAAGGCCGCCGAGGAGAACTGA